In Pirellulales bacterium, the genomic window ATGACGCGTGAGCACCTCGTGACGGCCACGGGAAATGTATCGCTTGAGGAAGCTGAAAAGATCCTGATGGCAAATAAGGTCGAGAAACTTCTGCTGGTTGACGAAAATAACAGACTGACCGGGCTGATTACGATCAAAGATATCGACAAGATGCGCCGGTTCCCGAATGCCTGCAAAGATAGGCAAGGCCGCTTGCGGGTCGGGGCTGCCATCGGAGTACACGAATACCAGCGGGCCGAAAGCCTGCTCAGCAAAGATGTTGACGTGCTAGTGGTGGACAGCGCTCACGGCCATTCGACGAATGTCGTCGAAACCGTGCGTGGCATCAAACAGCGCTGGGACATTGACGTCATTGCTGGCAACGTCGCCACCAAGGAGGGATGCCAAGACCTGATCGCCGCCGGTGCGGATGCTGTCAAAGTCGGAATCGGGCCCGGGTCGATTTGCACCACCCGCGTCATTTCCGGTGTCGGCGTGCCGCAGATTACGGCGATCTACCAGGCCGCTCAGGCCGCTAGCGCCGCTGGCATACCTATCGTTGCTGATGGTGGCATCCGCTACTCCGGCGACCTGACGAAAGCCATCGCCGCTGGTGCCCACTCGGTCATGATCGGCGGACTGTTCGCCGGCCTGGCCGAAAGCCCGGGCGAGTTGATCCTGTACCAGGGGCGCACGTTCAAGATTTATCGCGGTATGGGCTCGATGGGAGCGATGGTCAAAGGCTCCAGCGAGCGGTACCGGCAAGGCGGAGGAGAACGCGGCAGCGAGAAATTCGTGCCCGAGGGGGTCGAAGGACGAGTCCCCTTCAAAGGCAACTTAAGCGCGTTTGTCTATCAGCTGATCGGTGGACTGCGTGCCGGGATGGGATATTGCGGTGCACGTGGCATTGAGGATTTGCGAAGGGATGCGCGGTTTATTCAAGTCACAGCGGCTAGCGTGCGGGAGAGTCACCCACATGACATTGCGATTACGCAGGAAGCACCAAACTACAGCGCCCAGTACTCCTCGGGCGAAGAGCACTAGCAGCCGCGGGCCGGGGCGCGCCGGGGCGGGCACGCTCGTCGTGGCACTGGCCGTGGCGCTGACCGCTACCGCGCCGTGTCGGGCCGAGCTCAAAACCGACGCCGCCAAGACCGCCACCGCCAGCAAATCGACGGGCGCGAATCTGAAGTGGCGCTCGCCGAAAAAGGTGGTGACGACCGAAAACGCCGCGGCCGACGCCAGGGCGCTTGGCGCTTTCACCGATGAGCCGACGGCCGTATCCGCTGACAAGGGAACGCCCCGCAAGGAATTGCGATTTACGCAGCCCAGCGACGGCCCTTCTTCGCTGCACGTAAAGTCCGATGACGGCGATGCCGGCAAGAACGCGAGCAAGGCGACTGAGTCGGCCGACGCATCTTCCAAGCCCGCTGAGTTGGCCACGAAGCCGGCCGCTAAACCAATTCATGCCGCGAAGTCGCGCACTCCGGTGACCGTCAAACGCTTGGGCGATGCCGAGGCGTCGCCACATTCACTCACCACAACTGGTGCTAGCGGCAGCTCGCTGACGATCAAGTTGGCCTCGCACGAAGAGCCGCAGATCGATCCGTTTGGCGATGACGAAGCGCCGGCCCTGGAAATGGCGCAAAAGCCGGCCCGCCCGAGCGCGGTGCAGGCCATGATGCAAGATCGCCGCAGTTCGGCGGCCCAAAATCCGTTTGGCGATGAACAGCCGAAATTGGAGCGCGTGCCGACGCTGGCGCCGCCGGCTGAAGTTCCTACGGAGCCAGGCCAGCCGCAAGAATTGGCCCAGGCGTTGCCGTATAATTGCCCTACGCCGCGTGAATACGTGAAGCGGCTATCGGACATCAGCACCAATATCGCCGCCGAGCCGGGCGAGTTCCCGGTCGAGTGCGGCCTAGGTGACGAGCAGTTCGTGCCGCGTAATTTCCATGGAACGCTGTTCGCCTGGAAGGCATCTGCTCTCTGTCACAAGCCGCTGTACTTCGAAGACATCGAGCTGGAACGCTATGGCCAGACCTGCTCGCCACTGTTCCAGCCGATTATCTCGGCCGCCAAGTTCTACCTGGCACTCCCCATCCTGCCGTACCTGATGGGGCTCGAGCCACCGCTGGAGTGCGTCTATCCGCTGGGCTACTACCGGCCGGGCAGTTGTGCCCCGTTCATCATCCCGCCGGTGCCCATCAGCTTGCGAGGTGCTTTGCTCGAAGCCGGCGTGTGGGTAGCGGGCGTGGCGCTGGTGCCGTAGGCGAAATGCAAAATGATGAATGCAGAATGATGAACGGGTGAGGCGAGTTTCCGTCACCGTGGACTCGCCTCATCATTCGTCATTTTGCATTCTACATTTCCTTCACATGTCAGATAGCCACCGAGTGTCCAGTCAACCGGTTGCCGCTCACTCGTATAACTCGGTCCAGTTGGACTCGTCCGTCAGTTTGCAAGCCGCCCGGATGTGACTGGGAGCGTGGACAAGGAACATTTGGATCCCGGCGGCGATTTCCTCGTCCGAGAACCGCTCAGGAAATAGATGCAATGCGACCATGAACGCAGCATCTTCGTTCCAGTCGGCCATGTGAAAACCCACCTCGCCAGCCGTCTCCGCTCCGTATTGCGGCGTAAGCGCCCTCGTAATCGCCGCCACGGTACGCGACGATACGCCATGCAAGTGCCGCGACTCTTCCCCGGCGAGCTCTGAAAAAATCGCACGGACCTTTTCAAGTACAGACAAATGGGCATCCTGTTCTCGTGCCAAAACTATGCGTTCCTGCGCGGTTGTCTTTGCAGTTCAGCGCTCATCATTTAGCGCTCAGCGCTTTAAGCTCCGCAACCACCCGTGCCGCACCAAGGCGCTCCGCATCCGCCAGAGCGTGGTTGCGGCTGACAGACCGGCAGGCTCGATGGCTTGGCCGTGTGCGCCGCCGGCACGCTGAGCTGTTTTTCGACACGCGTGCTGCCGCAATCGGGGCAGGCCGGCTTTTCGTTGGCGCGCACCAGCAGCTCAAAATGGTCGCCGCAGCCGGTACACGTGTATTCGTAGAGGGGCATGCTCTTGCTCCGCGGGCGCTCGTAGAATCTCGACTAAGACAACTCTATTCTAGAGGGCGACCCCAGAACCGCAATTTCGCTCGGCCTGCGAACATGGTGCTTCAATAGTTGAAGCTAGGGAACTGTGCAGCCGAGACGGCCGCTCCACAACTTGCTTCGCGTCGACATTTTGTGGTGCAGGCGTCTCGCCTGCATCATTGCGTAGCACGAAAAACTGAACGGCGCTGGCCCGCGAAGCAGAATTCACTTATGACGATTCCCACCCTGAATCGCCGGCAATCCCAAGAGGTCGACCGCCGGGCGGTGGCCGAATATGGCATGGCCGGCCTGGTGCTCATGGAAAACGCCGGCCGCGGCACGGTCGACGTACTGTGCCGCTTGGGCATCGCGGGCCCGGTCGTCGTCTGTTGCGGCCGGGGACATAACGGCGGCGACGGGTTTGTCATCGCCCGGCATCTCGATCTGCGCGGGCACGCGGTGCGCGTCGGACTGTGGTGCGATCCGGCGAGCTTGCAAGGAGACGCGGCCGCGAACTACGCGATCCTTGCTCGCTCCGGCGTGCCGATCGACGTTTTTGGAAACCAGTATGACGCGGCATGTCTCGCGGCGCTACTGGATGGCGCTGCCTGGATTGTCGATGCGCTCTTGGGCACCGGCTCGCACGGAGATCCGCGCCCGCCCATGGATGCCGTGATCGATGCGCTCAACGCGCATTCGGCCGCGAAGCTGGCCGTTGACCTGCCGAGCGGGCTCGATGGCGACACGGGCGCCGTGTCGCGCCACACGATTCGCGCCGCACACACCTGTACGTTCGTCGCGCAAAAGCCTGGCTTCTTAATGCCCGGCGCGGCGGCGTATACGGGCCAGGTACACGTGCTCGATATCGGTGCGCCGCGCAAGCTGATTGAAGAGTGCCTGATACGTGCGCACGCGGGATAGAATGAGCTACAAAGATCGTAAGGAGTCGCACGACGACCCTTCGAGCGGATCTATATTTCGCACGACGTCGGCGTTAACCCCTCAAGAAGCACGTGTCCCATGCGTGAAGCGATCACCGACCGACTGTGGCTTGGAACTGCAATCGATGCTCGTGATATCACTGGCGTCCTTGACCATGGCATCGTCGCGGTAGTCGATTTGGCGATGGAGGAGCCGTCGATTCACTATCCGCGCGACATCATGTACTGCCGAGTGCCTCTCGTGGATGGCTCCGGCAATCGCCCCGAAATCATCCGCGCTGCCGTTGACATAACGGCGGGCTTAATTGATTCCAAGATTCCGACGCTTGTCGCGTGCGGCGCAGGAATGCGCCGATCGCCCATTATCATT contains:
- a CDS encoding IMP dehydrogenase; the encoded protein is MTREHLVTATGNVSLEEAEKILMANKVEKLLLVDENNRLTGLITIKDIDKMRRFPNACKDRQGRLRVGAAIGVHEYQRAESLLSKDVDVLVVDSAHGHSTNVVETVRGIKQRWDIDVIAGNVATKEGCQDLIAAGADAVKVGIGPGSICTTRVISGVGVPQITAIYQAAQAASAAGIPIVADGGIRYSGDLTKAIAAGAHSVMIGGLFAGLAESPGELILYQGRTFKIYRGMGSMGAMVKGSSERYRQGGGERGSEKFVPEGVEGRVPFKGNLSAFVYQLIGGLRAGMGYCGARGIEDLRRDARFIQVTAASVRESHPHDIAITQEAPNYSAQYSSGEEH
- a CDS encoding FmdB family zinc ribbon protein, translated to MPLYEYTCTGCGDHFELLVRANEKPACPDCGSTRVEKQLSVPAAHTAKPSSLPVCQPQPRSGGCGAPWCGTGGCGA
- a CDS encoding NAD(P)H-hydrate epimerase, coding for MTIPTLNRRQSQEVDRRAVAEYGMAGLVLMENAGRGTVDVLCRLGIAGPVVVCCGRGHNGGDGFVIARHLDLRGHAVRVGLWCDPASLQGDAAANYAILARSGVPIDVFGNQYDAACLAALLDGAAWIVDALLGTGSHGDPRPPMDAVIDALNAHSAAKLAVDLPSGLDGDTGAVSRHTIRAAHTCTFVAQKPGFLMPGAAAYTGQVHVLDIGAPRKLIEECLIRAHAG
- a CDS encoding dual specificity protein phosphatase — protein: MREAITDRLWLGTAIDARDITGVLDHGIVAVVDLAMEEPSIHYPRDIMYCRVPLVDGSGNRPEIIRAAVDITAGLIDSKIPTLVACGAGMRRSPIIIAAALTMLDGRSLEQALEDITAGVAHDVSTSLWAEVKAVCDRMVDE